Proteins encoded within one genomic window of Nonomuraea gerenzanensis:
- a CDS encoding carbohydrate ABC transporter permease codes for MSQNRPGLAQYALLTLLAIVFLYPIWWAVSSSLKPAAEIIASPLSIGELTLDNYRAMFADVPIGTGFLNTGLVLLLKGGMTMVFCPLAGYAFAKFDFPLKNLLFGVVLLTLMLPTLVLIIPLLLEMSALGWVNTYQALILPGSIDAFSIFWMRQTIAAIPDELIDAGRVDGAGEFGIFYKVVLPVIRPGLAALAVLTTMNIYNDFVWPVVAVNDTAHQTLQVVLSTLAQNITGNRIGADFATVWGELLAAGSIAMLPLLVIFVLLQRHFINGILAGSVKG; via the coding sequence ATGAGTCAGAACAGGCCGGGCCTCGCCCAGTACGCGCTGCTGACACTGCTCGCGATCGTGTTCCTGTACCCGATCTGGTGGGCGGTCAGCTCCTCGCTCAAGCCGGCGGCCGAGATCATCGCCAGCCCGCTGTCGATCGGCGAGCTGACGCTGGACAACTACCGGGCCATGTTCGCCGATGTGCCGATCGGCACCGGGTTCCTGAACACGGGGCTGGTGCTGCTGCTCAAGGGCGGGATGACGATGGTCTTCTGCCCGCTGGCCGGCTACGCCTTCGCCAAGTTCGACTTCCCGCTGAAGAACCTGCTCTTCGGCGTCGTGCTGCTGACGCTGATGTTGCCGACGCTGGTGCTGATCATCCCGCTGCTGCTGGAGATGAGCGCGCTGGGCTGGGTGAACACCTACCAGGCGCTGATCCTGCCGGGCAGCATCGACGCGTTCAGCATCTTCTGGATGCGGCAGACGATCGCCGCCATCCCGGACGAGCTGATCGACGCCGGGCGGGTGGACGGGGCCGGCGAGTTCGGCATCTTCTACAAGGTCGTGCTGCCGGTCATCCGGCCGGGCCTGGCCGCGCTGGCCGTGCTGACCACCATGAACATCTACAACGACTTCGTCTGGCCGGTCGTGGCGGTCAACGACACCGCGCACCAGACCCTCCAGGTGGTGCTGTCCACGCTGGCCCAGAACATCACGGGCAACCGCATCGGCGCCGACTTCGCCACCGTGTGGGGCGAATTGCTGGCCGCCGGGAGCATCGCCATGCTGCCGCTGCTGGTGATCTTCGTCCTGCTGCAGCGCCACTTCATCAACGGCATCCTCGCGGGCAGCGTCAAGGGCTGA
- a CDS encoding carbohydrate ABC transporter permease — MRLRSIRLTPYLFIAPFFAVFGAFGLYPLIYALQLSFMHWRGGSQARWVGFDNYLFLLTNSDFWASLGNSAVMWLLIVPIQLVAGLGGAVLLADAKLRLRGLFRVAFIAPFVTPIVAMAQVWIVVFDQDYGLVNYLLNLVGLPDVGWLTSTAWSKPTLALLFLWKTTGFAIIILLAGLQAVPGGVYEAASLDGASRWRQFWSITVPLVRRSMAFLVVIQTLAVFQMFAEPHVVTEGGPYGSTTTAGLYLYEHITASDLGTGAANSFLLVLLVFGLSLVSVRMLRPKDGVS, encoded by the coding sequence ATGAGGTTGCGCTCCATCCGGCTGACGCCGTACCTGTTCATCGCCCCGTTCTTCGCGGTCTTCGGCGCGTTCGGGCTCTACCCGCTGATCTACGCGCTGCAGCTCAGCTTCATGCACTGGCGGGGCGGCAGCCAGGCCCGCTGGGTCGGCTTCGACAACTACCTGTTCCTGCTGACCAACTCCGACTTCTGGGCCTCGCTGGGCAACAGCGCCGTCATGTGGCTGCTCATCGTGCCGATCCAGCTCGTCGCCGGGCTGGGCGGCGCGGTGCTGCTGGCCGACGCCAAGCTGAGGCTGCGCGGCTTGTTCCGGGTGGCCTTCATCGCGCCGTTCGTGACCCCGATCGTGGCCATGGCGCAGGTCTGGATCGTGGTGTTCGACCAGGACTACGGCCTGGTCAACTACCTGCTCAACCTGGTGGGCCTGCCGGACGTGGGCTGGCTGACCTCGACGGCGTGGTCCAAGCCGACGCTGGCGCTGCTGTTCCTGTGGAAGACCACCGGGTTCGCGATCATCATCCTGCTCGCGGGCCTGCAGGCGGTCCCCGGCGGCGTGTACGAGGCCGCCTCGCTCGACGGCGCCTCCCGCTGGCGGCAGTTCTGGTCGATCACCGTGCCGCTGGTGCGCCGCAGCATGGCGTTCCTGGTGGTCATCCAGACGCTGGCCGTCTTCCAGATGTTCGCCGAGCCGCACGTGGTCACCGAGGGCGGCCCGTACGGCTCCACCACCACCGCGGGCCTGTACCTGTACGAGCACATCACCGCCTCCGACCTGGGCACCGGCGCCGCGAACTCGTTCCTGCTGGTCCTGCTGGTCTTCGGCCTGTCGCTGGTCTCGGTCAGGATGCTGCGCCCGAAGGACGGGGTCTCATGA
- a CDS encoding glycoside hydrolase family 2 protein yields the protein MEYPRPHFDRSHSWSSLNGDWDFRADTEQGYDRTITVPFAWETPASGIEAHWLPVAWYRRTFTVPAGWAGQRVVLQFGAVHHEATVWVNGVEVASHRGGYTPFEADVTEALRGGEQEVVVRVRAPLDKREIAHGKQRSVPRDDFDGVCFTPSSGIWQSVWLEARPATYLAGLKLRPSGGLDAIEVEARVGGSAAATLALNLRGTDVTVEVPVVDGRAEAVLPVAEPRLWSPEDPHLYHVDATLTSADGTDIVAAYTGLRRIEVIGEELYLNGGRLFVRGVLDQGYWPLTGITPPDDAALRRDLELAAEAGYNLVRKHLKLEDPRFVHHADVLGMLVWAEPAATGRFSADSVAAFEEQVAPMVERDGNSPAIIIWGLYNEEWGLDWDLPGDPAKQRAAAQAYDLLKSLDPSRPAVDNSGWTHVKTDLLDWHYYDESAASWGRTVAALLNGEQDDFPVKLGPDFVVRKKLAAGPDQPLRGLPNLNSEYGTGFTSVERGWQLRWQTQELRRHDRVAGYVYTELYDIEHEMAGLLDFERRPKDLAGVDPADVNATTTLVLDVVPVAPGRDLLSDSREVSVPVRVSHHGGEPVNGHLHTAWTPVFGAAPAAPGEPGPWIEAKPFLLSGAAEVRAELPEGWTSGRLHVALVSDGAVVARSAVDIDTHTGFVIGDNR from the coding sequence ATGGAGTACCCCCGCCCCCACTTCGACCGGTCACACTCCTGGTCGAGCCTGAACGGCGACTGGGACTTCCGGGCCGACACCGAGCAGGGCTACGACCGGACCATCACCGTGCCCTTCGCCTGGGAGACCCCCGCGTCGGGCATCGAGGCCCACTGGCTGCCCGTGGCCTGGTACCGCCGCACGTTCACCGTCCCCGCCGGCTGGGCGGGGCAGCGGGTCGTGCTCCAGTTCGGCGCCGTGCACCACGAGGCCACGGTCTGGGTCAACGGCGTCGAGGTGGCGAGCCACCGGGGCGGCTACACGCCGTTCGAGGCCGACGTCACCGAGGCGCTCAGGGGCGGCGAGCAGGAGGTCGTGGTCCGGGTCCGCGCGCCGCTGGACAAGCGCGAGATCGCGCACGGCAAGCAGCGCAGCGTCCCGCGCGACGACTTCGACGGCGTCTGCTTCACGCCCTCCTCGGGCATCTGGCAGAGCGTCTGGCTGGAGGCCAGGCCGGCGACGTACCTGGCCGGGCTGAAGCTGCGCCCCTCCGGCGGGCTGGACGCCATCGAGGTCGAGGCCCGCGTCGGCGGGAGCGCCGCGGCCACGCTCGCGCTGAACCTGCGCGGCACGGACGTGACTGTCGAGGTGCCGGTCGTGGACGGCCGGGCCGAGGCCGTGCTCCCGGTGGCCGAGCCGCGCCTGTGGTCGCCGGAGGACCCGCACCTCTACCACGTGGACGCCACACTGACCTCGGCAGACGGCACCGACATCGTCGCCGCCTACACCGGGCTGCGGCGCATCGAGGTGATCGGCGAGGAGCTGTATCTCAACGGCGGCCGCCTGTTCGTGCGCGGCGTGCTCGACCAGGGCTACTGGCCGCTGACCGGCATCACCCCGCCCGACGACGCCGCGCTGCGCCGCGACCTCGAACTGGCCGCCGAGGCCGGCTACAACCTGGTGCGCAAGCACCTCAAGCTGGAGGACCCGCGCTTCGTGCACCACGCCGACGTGCTGGGCATGCTGGTGTGGGCCGAGCCGGCCGCGACCGGCCGCTTCTCCGCCGACTCGGTGGCGGCGTTCGAGGAGCAGGTCGCGCCCATGGTCGAGCGTGACGGCAACTCCCCCGCGATCATCATCTGGGGCCTGTACAACGAGGAGTGGGGGCTCGACTGGGACCTGCCGGGCGACCCGGCCAAGCAGCGGGCGGCGGCGCAGGCGTACGACCTGCTCAAGTCCCTCGACCCGAGCAGGCCCGCCGTGGACAACTCCGGCTGGACCCACGTCAAGACGGACCTGCTCGACTGGCACTACTACGACGAGTCCGCCGCCTCCTGGGGCAGGACGGTCGCCGCCCTGCTGAACGGCGAGCAGGACGACTTCCCCGTCAAGCTCGGCCCCGACTTCGTGGTGCGCAAGAAGCTGGCCGCCGGCCCCGACCAGCCGCTGCGCGGCCTGCCCAACCTCAACAGCGAGTACGGCACCGGCTTCACCTCCGTCGAGCGCGGCTGGCAGCTGCGCTGGCAGACCCAGGAGCTGCGCCGCCACGACCGCGTGGCCGGTTACGTCTACACCGAGCTGTACGACATCGAGCACGAGATGGCCGGCCTGCTCGACTTCGAGCGCCGCCCCAAGGACCTGGCCGGCGTGGACCCGGCCGACGTGAACGCCACCACCACGCTGGTGCTCGACGTGGTGCCCGTCGCGCCCGGCCGCGACCTGCTCAGCGACTCGCGCGAGGTGAGCGTGCCCGTACGCGTCTCGCACCACGGCGGCGAGCCGGTCAACGGCCACCTGCACACCGCCTGGACCCCCGTCTTCGGCGCCGCGCCCGCCGCACCCGGGGAGCCGGGCCCGTGGATCGAGGCCAAGCCGTTCCTGCTCAGCGGCGCCGCCGAGGTGCGCGCCGAGCTGCCTGAGGGCTGGACCAGCGGGCGGCTGCACGTCGCGCTGGTCAGCGACGGCGCCGTGGTGGCCCGCTCCGCCGTGGACATCGACACCCACACCGGGTTCGTCATCGGAGACAACCGCTAG
- a CDS encoding DUF3159 domain-containing protein: MSDLALLRRAGLHLIETAAPVLGFTLVYATTQRLPLALTVALCLAAGVAVHRFVHARSLLPAIGGFGLAAGAAAIAALSGEATDFFLPVLVIRGTVVAVTPVMLLLRLPPVAVAAGVLTGRGHGWRRDPVRLRAYTIVNVGWMLGEGALVANQARLYLADRAVAMGAFKLLVEVPLHVLMVALMWACYRRLTRGERS, translated from the coding sequence ATGAGTGACCTCGCCCTGCTCCGCCGCGCCGGCCTGCACCTCATCGAGACGGCCGCCCCCGTGCTCGGCTTCACCCTCGTCTACGCCACCACCCAACGCCTCCCCCTGGCCCTCACCGTGGCCCTGTGCCTGGCAGCCGGGGTCGCCGTCCACCGCTTCGTGCACGCCCGCAGCCTCCTGCCCGCGATCGGCGGTTTCGGGCTGGCGGCGGGGGCGGCGGCGATCGCCGCGCTGTCCGGCGAGGCGACCGACTTCTTCCTGCCCGTCCTGGTCATCCGGGGCACGGTCGTGGCGGTGACCCCCGTCATGCTGCTGCTCCGCCTGCCACCGGTGGCCGTGGCGGCCGGGGTGCTGACCGGGCGCGGGCACGGCTGGCGCCGCGACCCGGTGCGGTTGCGGGCGTACACGATCGTGAATGTCGGGTGGATGCTCGGCGAGGGCGCGCTCGTGGCCAACCAGGCGCGCCTCTACCTGGCCGACAGGGCCGTGGCGATGGGGGCGTTCAAGCTGCTCGTCGAGGTCCCCCTGCACGTGTTGATGGTGGCCCTGATGTGGGCCTGCTACCGCCGGCTGACCAGAGGAGAACGTTCATGA
- a CDS encoding fumarylacetoacetate hydrolase family protein gives MSVNVLRTGQGWWVERDGLAHAVDTSATTTAELLADRAAVLSPAPEGVPVEELEPLSPVTAPCRVVAQMVNYRSHAQDSGFDPGRVPITFFRKASGSVAGPYDPIVKPRHVRLLDYEIELGLVMGAELPIGTVVTDASLPDHVAGLVVANDVSARDVQLTKGQFYESKSYPTFTPLGPRLVLLEREEFGRLVDLRLRLSVNQVPRQDRTVADMIARPAAALTELARFQALAPGDVLLTGTPGGTALKAPPAVAERVGALLPPELKWKIFFGRQARVPAYLRDGDVVTARIATGDGAIDLGCQRTPVEYA, from the coding sequence GTGAGCGTCAACGTACTGCGTACCGGGCAGGGCTGGTGGGTCGAGCGCGACGGGCTGGCCCACGCGGTGGACACCTCCGCGACGACCACGGCCGAGCTGCTCGCCGACCGGGCCGCCGTCCTGTCGCCCGCGCCGGAGGGGGTGCCGGTCGAGGAGCTGGAGCCGCTCTCCCCGGTGACGGCGCCCTGCCGGGTGGTGGCCCAGATGGTGAACTACCGCTCGCACGCCCAGGACTCCGGGTTCGATCCGGGGCGGGTGCCGATCACGTTCTTCCGCAAGGCGTCCGGGTCGGTGGCGGGGCCGTACGACCCGATCGTCAAGCCGCGGCACGTGCGGCTGCTCGACTACGAGATCGAGCTGGGCCTGGTCATGGGGGCCGAGCTGCCGATCGGGACGGTCGTGACGGACGCCTCCCTGCCCGATCACGTGGCCGGGCTGGTGGTCGCCAACGACGTGTCGGCCAGGGACGTGCAGCTCACCAAGGGGCAGTTCTACGAGAGCAAGTCGTATCCGACGTTCACGCCGCTGGGGCCGCGGCTGGTGCTGCTCGAACGGGAGGAGTTCGGGCGGCTGGTGGATCTGCGGCTGCGGCTGTCGGTCAACCAGGTGCCGCGGCAGGACCGTACGGTGGCGGACATGATCGCCCGGCCGGCGGCGGCGCTGACCGAGCTGGCCCGGTTCCAGGCGCTCGCGCCCGGTGACGTGCTGCTGACCGGCACGCCCGGCGGCACCGCGCTGAAGGCGCCGCCCGCGGTGGCCGAGCGGGTCGGGGCGCTGCTGCCGCCCGAGCTGAAGTGGAAGATCTTCTTCGGACGGCAGGCGCGGGTGCCTGCTTACCTGCGTGACGGGGACGTGGTGACGGCGCGCATCGCCACCGGTGACGGCGCCATCGACCTCGGGTGCCAGCGCACGCCCGTGGAGTACGCATGA
- a CDS encoding LacI family DNA-binding transcriptional regulator — protein sequence MAGPTLRDVAKLANVSIRTVSNVVNGYAPVSAELRARVQVALDQLDYRPNLIARNLKQGRTGMIAFVVPELDVPYFAELAREVIKAARAHGYVVMIDQTDGDGDRERELLGRDSRATMFDGLLLSPLSVSAEELRARGNRVPIVLLGEHIFNGSFPHVAIDNVAAARDATAHLLELGRRRVAAIGDQPYATGETAQLRTAGYRQAHARAGLGVDDALIVPTAHFHRRLGAEAMERLLALPEPPDAVFCYNDLLALGAIRALTRAGRRVPDDVAVVGVDDIEEGQYSTPSLTTVAPDKAELARRAVDTLLESIRGEIGTPPEIVVPHRLIVRESTAGEVTPR from the coding sequence ATGGCCGGTCCAACCCTGCGCGACGTCGCGAAACTGGCGAACGTGTCCATCCGTACGGTGTCGAACGTCGTCAACGGTTACGCGCCTGTCTCCGCCGAGCTGCGGGCCAGGGTGCAGGTGGCGCTCGACCAGCTCGACTACCGCCCCAACCTCATCGCCCGCAACCTCAAGCAGGGGCGCACGGGGATGATCGCCTTCGTGGTGCCCGAGCTGGACGTGCCGTACTTCGCCGAGCTGGCCCGCGAGGTGATCAAGGCGGCCCGGGCCCACGGCTACGTGGTGATGATCGACCAGACCGACGGCGACGGCGACCGGGAGCGCGAGCTGCTCGGGCGCGACTCGCGGGCCACGATGTTCGACGGCCTGCTGCTCAGCCCGCTGTCGGTCTCCGCCGAGGAGCTGCGCGCCCGGGGCAACCGGGTGCCGATCGTGCTGCTCGGCGAGCACATCTTCAACGGCAGCTTCCCGCACGTGGCCATCGACAACGTGGCCGCCGCCCGCGACGCCACCGCGCACCTGCTGGAGCTGGGCCGCCGCCGGGTGGCCGCCATCGGCGACCAGCCGTACGCGACCGGGGAGACGGCCCAGCTGCGCACCGCCGGCTACCGGCAGGCGCACGCCCGCGCGGGGCTCGGCGTGGACGACGCGCTCATCGTGCCCACCGCGCATTTCCACCGGCGGCTGGGCGCCGAGGCGATGGAGCGGCTGCTGGCCCTGCCCGAGCCGCCCGACGCGGTGTTCTGCTACAACGACCTGCTCGCCCTGGGCGCGATCAGGGCGCTGACCAGGGCGGGCCGCCGCGTCCCCGACGACGTGGCCGTGGTCGGGGTGGACGACATCGAGGAGGGCCAGTACAGCACGCCCAGCCTCACCACCGTCGCGCCGGACAAGGCGGAGCTGGCCCGGCGGGCGGTCGACACACTGCTGGAGTCGATCAGGGGGGAGATCGGCACGCCCCCCGAGATCGTGGTGCCCCACCGGCTCATCGTCCGGGAGAGCACGGCGGGCGAGGTCACCCCACGGTGA
- a CDS encoding ABC transporter substrate-binding protein: MTTSPIGRRGFLKGALGVGALAATGSLAAACAAPGGTGAQPSKLTTPAASGSAAKGEITIWNRSGDLFKVFDAAIAKFREAHPNVKVNHQAVDIDAKLANTLISGTDVPDGSFWDDAKIGGQADHLFDLTDLIAPYKDQTSAYKLSVNTVDGKIYGVPWDLDPGLLWYREDILDSAGIDPASLATYDDLLAASRTIKEKDPKTRPIHLEKTPFLSQLWLEMLANQQGTGLTDAQGKLRLDSAEYRRIFTWIQTAVEDGLVTHAPYLEQADINTLDNGQQVFVPWAIWWSFAPQQLLKNTKGKWRAAPLPAWTPGGARSGAMGGSSFIIPAKARNPELAWLLYEFLCFKEPGYTAVYGPNDVYPGGLSTSIPSYTPAADPAKPLFKPIDALGGQDLWKVAVEAGASIPAAAPIPAWWAQSVDYLGNNLQRLMEGKMSPDQVISESAEKIQKNLIDRS, from the coding sequence ATGACTACATCCCCCATTGGCCGCCGCGGCTTCCTCAAGGGAGCCCTCGGGGTCGGCGCGCTCGCCGCCACCGGCTCGCTGGCCGCCGCGTGCGCGGCCCCGGGCGGCACGGGCGCGCAGCCGAGCAAGCTGACGACGCCGGCCGCGTCCGGCTCGGCGGCCAAGGGCGAGATCACGATCTGGAACCGGTCGGGGGACCTGTTCAAGGTGTTCGACGCCGCGATCGCCAAGTTCCGCGAGGCCCACCCGAACGTCAAGGTGAACCACCAGGCGGTGGACATCGACGCCAAGCTGGCCAACACGCTGATCAGCGGCACCGACGTGCCCGACGGCAGCTTCTGGGACGACGCCAAGATCGGCGGGCAGGCCGACCACCTCTTCGACCTGACGGACCTGATCGCGCCGTACAAGGACCAGACCTCGGCGTACAAGCTGTCGGTCAACACCGTGGACGGCAAGATCTACGGCGTCCCGTGGGACCTGGACCCGGGCCTGCTCTGGTACCGCGAGGACATCCTGGACAGCGCCGGCATCGACCCGGCGAGCCTGGCCACCTACGACGACCTGCTCGCCGCCTCCAGGACGATCAAGGAGAAGGACCCGAAGACCAGGCCCATCCACCTGGAGAAGACCCCGTTCCTCAGCCAGCTCTGGCTGGAGATGCTGGCCAACCAGCAGGGCACCGGCCTCACCGACGCCCAGGGCAAGCTGCGCCTCGACTCCGCGGAGTACCGCCGGATCTTCACCTGGATTCAGACGGCGGTCGAGGACGGCCTGGTCACCCACGCCCCCTACCTGGAGCAGGCCGACATCAACACGCTCGACAACGGCCAGCAGGTGTTCGTGCCGTGGGCGATCTGGTGGTCGTTCGCGCCGCAGCAGCTGCTGAAGAACACCAAGGGCAAGTGGCGCGCGGCGCCGCTGCCGGCCTGGACGCCGGGCGGCGCGCGCAGCGGCGCGATGGGCGGCAGCAGCTTCATCATCCCCGCCAAGGCCAGGAACCCGGAGCTGGCCTGGCTGCTGTACGAGTTCCTGTGCTTCAAGGAGCCCGGCTACACCGCTGTGTACGGCCCCAACGACGTCTACCCCGGCGGCCTGTCCACCTCGATCCCCAGCTACACCCCGGCGGCCGACCCGGCCAAGCCGCTGTTCAAGCCGATCGACGCGCTCGGCGGCCAGGACCTGTGGAAGGTCGCCGTGGAGGCGGGCGCGAGCATCCCGGCCGCCGCGCCGATCCCCGCGTGGTGGGCGCAGTCGGTGGACTACCTCGGCAACAACCTGCAACGCCTGATGGAAGGCAAGATGTCCCCCGACCAAGTGATCAGCGAGTCGGCCGAGAAGATCCAGAAGAACCTGATCGACCGCTCATGA
- a CDS encoding MBL fold metallo-hydrolase has translation MTTTVTLTGTGVPIPSPGRAGAGVLVRYGRTALQFDAGRATVLRLTEAGTGLHELSALFVTHVHSDHVMGLPDVVLGRWIQDHVWRTGPLEVHVPEGEAAGFVARMLDPYAADIALRMEHVQEVPPETRLRTFAAEATPQEVWRDGEVTVEAVAVHHEPVPDAVAYRIRTPDATVVVSGDTRVCEEVEELSRGADVLVHEACRTTALREAVAGTPFEQIFSYHADTVALGGLAARAGVGHLVLTHLIPAPEDEAGEAEFVADVRSGGYGGRVSVGRDLMTVTVG, from the coding sequence ATGACGACCACCGTGACCCTGACCGGCACCGGCGTGCCCATCCCGTCGCCCGGCCGCGCCGGGGCGGGGGTGCTGGTCCGGTACGGCCGCACGGCGCTGCAGTTCGACGCCGGACGGGCGACCGTGTTGCGGCTGACCGAGGCGGGCACGGGCCTGCACGAGCTGAGCGCGCTGTTCGTCACGCACGTGCACAGCGACCACGTGATGGGGCTGCCCGACGTGGTGCTGGGGCGGTGGATCCAGGACCACGTGTGGCGGACGGGCCCGCTGGAGGTGCACGTGCCGGAGGGGGAGGCGGCCGGGTTCGTGGCGCGCATGCTGGACCCGTACGCGGCCGACATCGCGCTGCGCATGGAGCACGTGCAGGAGGTGCCTCCCGAGACGCGGCTGCGGACGTTCGCGGCCGAGGCCACGCCGCAGGAGGTGTGGCGGGATGGCGAGGTGACGGTCGAGGCCGTGGCGGTGCACCACGAGCCGGTGCCGGACGCGGTGGCGTACCGGATCAGGACCCCGGACGCCACGGTCGTGGTGTCGGGTGACACGCGGGTGTGCGAGGAGGTCGAGGAGCTCAGCCGGGGCGCCGACGTGCTGGTGCACGAGGCGTGCCGGACGACGGCGCTGCGCGAGGCCGTGGCGGGCACCCCGTTCGAGCAGATCTTCTCCTACCACGCCGACACGGTGGCGCTCGGTGGCCTGGCCGCGCGGGCCGGGGTCGGCCACCTGGTGCTCACCCACCTCATCCCCGCGCCGGAGGACGAGGCCGGAGAGGCCGAGTTCGTCGCGGACGTGCGCTCGGGCGGTTACGGCGGGCGCGTCAGCGTGGGCCGGGACCTGATGACGGTCACCGTGGGGTGA
- the mhpA gene encoding bifunctional 3-(3-hydroxy-phenyl)propionate/3-hydroxycinnamic acid hydroxylase MhpA: MPVLVAGAGPTGVAVAALLAAYGVRTLVVDPHPGVYPLPRAVHLDDEVHRVLQRLGVAEEFAALSTPAAGMRLVDAGLRTIAEFRRERGSGRHGWPQANMFDQPDLETLLRENLARRPEAELLTSTEVVRVEQGVPGPAPVRVLLRDVGSGREREVWAHAVLGCDGANSVVRQAVGARMRDLGFADRWLVVDARCAQPLDVWDGTYQVCDPERAATFMRIGPERYRWEFRMREGETEAELTRPGSLARLLAPWGVALETCSVLRRAAYTFRAQVADRWRRGRVFLLGDAAHLTPPFIGQGMGAGLRDAANLAWKLALVLSEGGGERLLDTYEAERAPHVTRTIRLAVTVGRAMTGGREGGAAVRRLLLTRAGRLPHALAVRGTSPRLRRGVLVRGVGGPAGTMVPQPWVSVGGRRVRLDDVLGDSFAVLTLGPLDDGLAALARRLRAVVVHVRRPAHGANGANGAHSTSGAHSTSGAHSTSGAMGADGGGGGGGGGGGGGEARVVVVDGTLDRWLRDARAAAVLVRPDRVVLAAAPFPSRSGPVGAAIARDAAAWLPLLPPTRTIRTIRTIRTTLLETHE; encoded by the coding sequence GTGCCTGTGCTCGTCGCCGGGGCCGGGCCGACCGGGGTGGCGGTGGCCGCGCTGCTGGCCGCGTACGGGGTGCGCACTCTCGTGGTCGATCCGCACCCGGGCGTCTACCCGCTGCCACGGGCGGTGCATCTCGACGACGAGGTGCACCGCGTCCTGCAGCGGCTCGGGGTGGCCGAGGAGTTCGCGGCGCTCAGCACACCGGCGGCGGGGATGCGCCTGGTGGACGCCGGGCTGCGCACGATCGCCGAGTTCCGGCGCGAGCGCGGGTCGGGACGGCACGGGTGGCCGCAGGCCAACATGTTCGACCAGCCCGACCTGGAGACCCTGCTGCGTGAGAACCTCGCCCGCCGCCCCGAGGCGGAGCTGCTGACCTCGACCGAGGTCGTGCGGGTCGAGCAGGGGGTGCCGGGGCCCGCCCCGGTGCGGGTCCTGCTGCGGGACGTCGGCAGCGGGCGGGAGCGGGAGGTGTGGGCGCACGCCGTGCTCGGCTGCGACGGGGCCAACAGTGTGGTCAGGCAGGCCGTGGGCGCGCGCATGCGCGACCTGGGGTTCGCCGACCGGTGGCTGGTGGTGGACGCGCGGTGCGCGCAGCCGCTGGACGTCTGGGACGGGACGTACCAGGTGTGCGATCCGGAGCGGGCGGCCACGTTCATGCGGATCGGGCCCGAGCGGTACCGGTGGGAGTTCCGGATGCGGGAGGGCGAGACGGAGGCCGAGCTGACCAGGCCCGGAAGCCTGGCGCGGCTGCTCGCGCCCTGGGGCGTCGCGCTGGAGACCTGCTCCGTGCTGCGGCGGGCCGCCTACACCTTCCGGGCGCAGGTGGCGGATCGGTGGCGGCGCGGGCGGGTGTTCCTGCTCGGTGACGCCGCGCACCTGACGCCGCCGTTCATCGGGCAGGGCATGGGGGCGGGGCTGCGGGACGCGGCCAACCTGGCGTGGAAGCTGGCGCTCGTGCTGTCCGAAGGCGGTGGTGAGCGGCTGCTGGACACGTACGAGGCGGAGCGGGCGCCGCACGTCACCCGGACGATCCGGCTGGCCGTCACCGTCGGGCGGGCGATGACCGGTGGGCGGGAGGGGGGCGCGGCCGTGCGGCGGCTGCTGCTCACCCGCGCCGGGCGGCTGCCCCACGCCCTCGCCGTCCGTGGCACGTCGCCTCGGCTGCGGCGTGGGGTGCTGGTGCGGGGGGTGGGCGGGCCGGCGGGGACGATGGTGCCGCAGCCGTGGGTCTCGGTGGGCGGGCGGCGGGTGCGGCTCGACGACGTGCTCGGTGACTCCTTCGCCGTCCTGACCCTCGGGCCGCTCGATGACGGGCTGGCGGCGCTGGCTCGCCGCTTGCGGGCGGTGGTCGTCCACGTGCGCCGACCGGCCCACGGCGCGAACGGCGCGAACGGCGCGCACAGCACGAGCGGCGCGCACAGCACGAGCGGCGCGCACAGCACGAGCGGCGCAATGGGCGCCGACGGCGGCGGGGGCGGCGGGGGCGGGGGCGGGGGCGGGGGCGAGGCGCGGGTCGTGGTCGTCGACGGGACGCTCGACCGGTGGTTGCGCGACGCGCGGGCGGCGGCCGTGCTGGTGCGGCCCGACCGCGTGGTGCTGGCCGCCGCGCCCTTCCCGAGCCGCTCCGGCCCGGTCGGCGCGGCGATCGCCCGCGACGCCGCCGCCTGGCTGCCCCTCCTGCCACCGACCCGCACCATCCGCACCATCCGCACCATCCGCACCACCCTCCTGGAGACCCATGAGTGA